The following are from one region of the Centroberyx gerrardi isolate f3 chromosome 16, fCenGer3.hap1.cur.20231027, whole genome shotgun sequence genome:
- the tyw2 gene encoding tRNA wybutosine-synthesizing protein 2 homolog, with protein sequence MDGVPCLHVSQCQTQQFRKHLQSRGALDLSFCLQKDCDGTVLLPILPSCLSQLDLQSLQNRVASNSICEIVWSQAPQQSKRERTSGNKLVKILQEVLESHGERWKEDLSGDIPHSCQRHGDLVLLGDNCFSLPVWRKIGQELWSAVAKGLGAKRLAKMSRISRDGFRSPVVTMLLGEHSWVTHTDNGIRYEFDVTRSMFSAGNITEKLRIAAFDCRGETVVDLYAGIGYFTLPYLVHAGASHVHACEWNPDAVEALQKNLEGNRVSDRCTVHQGDNRQLPLCDLADRVNLGLIPSSEDGWPVACRLLKKTNGGILHIHQNVTSPLRDTALIPATNEAAQRASGKKTDREVWQDWADDTAGRIASLLKDITGAPWITNIQHIECVKSYAPHVHHVVLDLECRPL encoded by the exons ATGGACGGTGTCCCGTGTCTTCATGTGTCGCAGTGTCAAACTCAGCAGTTCAG GAAACATTTGCAGTCCCGAGGTGCTCTGGACCTGAGTTTCTGCTTACAGAAAGACTGTGATGGGACTGTACTTCTGCCCATCCTACCATCCTGTCTGTCACAGCTTGATCTACAATCCCTCCAGAACAGAGTGGCTTCAAATAGTATTTGTGAAATTGTCTGGAGTCAG GCTCCTCAGcagtcaaagagggagaggacaagTGGAAATAAACTAGTGAAAATCCTACAGGAGGTGTTGGAGTCTCAtggagaaagatggaaggaggacCTGAGTGGGGACATTCCCCACAGCTGCCAGCGGCATGGAGACCTAGTCCTACTGGGAGACAACTGTTTCTCCCTGCCAGTATGGAGGAAAATTG gtcAAGAGCTCTGGAGTGCAGTGGCCAAAGGGCTGGGAGCAAAGCGCCTGGCAAAGATGAGTCGAATCTCCAGGGACGGATTCAGATCTCCTGTGGTGACGATGCTGTTGGGAGAGCACAGCTGGGTGACGCATACAGACAACGGCATCAG GTATGAGTTTGATGTCACCAGATCCATGTTCTCAGCTGGAAACATCACAGAGAAACTCCGGATAGCTGCTTTTGACTGCAGAGGGGAGACTGTGGTGGATTTGTACGCAG GTATTGGATACTTTACTCTCCCATATTTGGTGCATGCGGGAGCCAGCCATGTTCATGCTTGTGAGTGGAACCCAGATGCCGTCGAAGCTCTTCAGAAAAACCTGGAGGGAAACAGGGTGTCTGATCGCTGCACTGTTCACCAGGGAGACAATCGACAA CTCCCACTGTGTGATCTCGCTGACAGAGTGAACCTGGGCCTCATACCGAGCTCAGAGGACGGCTGGCCCGTCGCCTGTCGCCTGCTGAAGAAAACAAACGGGGGCATTTTACACATTCACCAGAATGTGACCTCACCGCTACGGGACACGGCGCTCATTCCAGCTACGAATGAAGCAGCCCAGAGGGCTTCTGGGAAGAAGACTGACAGAGAGGTTTGGCAGGACTGGGCCGACGACACGGCCGGCCGCATCGCCTCTCTGTTAAAGGACATCACCGGTGCACCGTGGATAACAAACATCCAGCACATAGAGTGTGTCAAATCATATGCACCTCATGTTCACCATGTTGTGCTGGACTTGGAGTGCAGACCGCTCTGA